The Saccharomyces paradoxus chromosome VIII, complete sequence genome has a window encoding:
- the ARD1 gene encoding peptide alpha-N-acetyltransferase complex A subunit ARD1 (Subunit of protein N-terminal acetyltransferase NatA~similar to YHR013C), whose amino-acid sequence MPINIRRATINDIICMQNANLHNLPENYMMKYYMYHILSWPEASFVATTTTLDCEDTNDQDDSDKLELTLDGTSDGRTIKLDPTYLAPGEKLVGYVLVKMNDDPDQQNEPPNGHITSLSVMRTYRRMGIAENLMRQALFALREVHQAEYVSLHVRQSNRAALHLYRDTLAFEVLSIEKSYYQDGEDAYAMKKVLKLDELQISNFTHRRLKENEEKLEDDLESDLLEDIIKQGVNDIIV is encoded by the coding sequence ATGCCAATCAACATTCGCAGAGCGACAATCAATGACATCATATGTATGCAAAATGCCAACCTTCATAACCTGCCCGAAAATTATATGATGAAATATTATATGTATCATATTCTCTCGTGGCCAGAGGCTTCGTTTGTTgctactactactactcTGGACTGTGAAGATACTAATGATCAGGATGATAGTGATAAATTGGAATTGACCTTGGATGGGACCAGCGATGGCAGAACAATCAAGTTGGATCCAACATACTTGGCTCCGGGCGAAAAATTAGTAGGATACGTTCTCGTGAAGATGAATGACGACCCGGACCAACAAAACGAGCCACCAAATGGTCATATTACTTCTTTAAGTGTCATGAGAACCTATAGAAGGATGGGAATTGCTGAAAACTTAATGAGACAAGCTCTATTTGCATTGAGAGAAGTGCATCAAGCGGAATATGTTTCTTTGCATGTGAGACAATCTAATAGAGCGGCTTTGCATTTGTATAGGGATACATTGGCCTTCGAAGTGTTGAGTATTGAGAAAAGCTACTATCAGGATGGTGAAGATGCATACGctatgaaaaaagttttaaaaTTAGACGAGTTACAGATAAGTAATTTCACCCATCGCCGtttgaaggaaaatgaggaaaaaCTAGAAGACGATCTAGAAAGCGATCTGCTAGAGGACATCATTAAACAAGGCGTAAATGATATCATTGTATAA
- the YSC83 gene encoding Ysc83p (similar to YHR017W), with amino-acid sequence MTWSGGKDIVDQIFDAGYWLVSKSAVLGDEIKNHVEKSIESISEKMSNKETPRLQESNSNKFKAYKTLRIGFQDHWKLGLGISATSLCLYLGYRTFFKLPPYLPEAESQVVLILGDMNDPIIRNQVMDLYRRRFTVYICTENADVYKKHEEDQDFVYYIDPTCEEDFEAFFLDVPRLASILFMPRLSYHPSGAISCDSLESEIHSSILVYHQALLTIIPHLKRNTQLIMFNPSLTAELNLVHHSTEIIMSSIIDSLFRIFKNYRRLNVSMIKLGILQIGSQPSNYKFLTMAGSDIHEALHYPVYKLIMSANGYKLRQLLSWLTTWGGCNSVYHCGRFSYLISWPFASLIYNHRTRFSLKRLKKNLTKAYNSIISILPQSSSKSSK; translated from the coding sequence ATGACGTGGTCTGGCGGTAAAGACATAGTAGATCAGATATTTGATGCTGGATATTGGCTCGTCTCGAAAAGTGCTGTTTTAGGTGATGAGATCAAGAACCATGTCGAAAAATCAATTGAATCCATATCTGAAAAGATGTCCAATAAAGAGACTCCTCGACTACAGGAAAGCAATAGTAACAAATTTAAAGCGTACAAAACGTTGAGGATCGGGTTCCAGGATCATTGGAAATTGGGCTTGGGGATTTCCGCCACATCCTTATGCTTATACCTTGGATATCGgacttttttcaaactacCACCTTATTTACCTGAAGCGGAATCCCAAGTGGTGTTGATATTGGGTGATATGAATGATCCTATCATAAGGAATCAAGTGATGGATTTATATCGTAGACGTTTCACGGTATACATTTGTACTGAAAATGCAGACGTTTATAAGAAGCACGAAGAAGATCAGGATTTTGTATATTACATTGATCCTACCTGCGAAGAAGACTTTGAagccttttttcttgatgtGCCAAGGCTAGCATCAATATTGTTTATGCCTAGGTTATCATATCATCCATCTGGAGCAATTTCGTGTGACTCATTGGAATCTGAAATTCATTCAAGTATATTGGTGTATCATCAAGCATTATTAACAATTATTCCCCATTTGAAGAGAAATACCCAACTAATTATGTTCAATCCATCTTTGACAGCGGAGCTGAACCTAGTCCATCATAGTACTGAAATTATAATGTCCAGCATCATCGATTCACTATTTagaattttcaagaattaTCGGAGGTTAAATGTTTCCATGATCAAGCTTGGTATCTTGCAGATTGGATCACAGCCATCCaattataaatttttgacGATGGCCGGTTCAGATATCCACGAAGCTCTACATTACCCAGTCTACAAATTGATAATGAGTGCAAATGGGTATAAACTAAGGCAACTGTTGAGTTGGCTAACGACTTGGGGAGGTTGCAATAGTGTGTATCATTGCGGTCGTTTTAGTTATTTAATCTCATGGCCATTTGCTTCACTTATATATAACCATCGTACACGTTTTTCCCTCAAGcgtttaaaaaaaaacttaaCCAAGGCATATAACAGCATTATTTCGATTCTTCCCCAGTCATCTTCCAAATCATCCAAATAA
- the DED81 gene encoding asparagine--tRNA ligase DED81 (Cytosolic asparaginyl-tRNA synthetase~similar to YHR019C), translating to MSSLYIKEATGVDELTTAGSQDHPFKTPAYALFASQQKSDTTEPKLFVFKTEDNEYQEISASALKKARKGCDGLKKKAVKQKEQELKKQQKEAENAAKQLSALNITIKEDESLPAAIKTRIYDSYSKVGQRVKVSGWIHRLRSNKKVIFIVLRDGSGFIQCVLSGDLALAQQTLDLTLESTVTLYGTIVKLPEGKTAPGGVELNVDYYEVVGLAPGGEDSFTNKIAEGSDPSLLLDQRHLALRGDALSAVMKVRAALLKSVRRVYDEEHLTEVTPPCMVQTQVEGGSTLFKMNYYGEEAYLTQSSQLYLETCLASLGDVYTIQESFRAEKSHTRRHLSEYTHIEAELAFLTFDDLLQHIETLIVKSVQYVLEDPIAGPLVKQLNPNFKAPKAPFMRLEYKDAITWLKEHDIKNEEGEEFKFGDDIAEAAERKMTDTIGVPIFLTRFPVEIKSFYMKRCSDDPRVTESVDVLMPNVGEITGGSMRIDDMNELMAGFKREGIDTDAYYWFIDQRKYGTCPHGGYGIGTERILAWLCDRFTVRDCSLYPRFSGRCKP from the coding sequence atgTCATCTTTGTACATAAAGGAGGCTACCGGTGTGGACGAATTGACCACGGCCGGTTCACAAGATCATCCATTCAAAACCCCAGCATATGCTTTGTTTGCATCTCAACAGAAGAGCGATACCACCGAACCCAagctttttgtttttaagACTGAAGACAACGAGTATCAAGAAATCAGTGCTTCTGCTTTGAAGAAGGCTCGTAAGGGCTGTGACggtttgaagaaaaaggctGTCAAGCAAAAGGAACAGGAGttgaaaaaacaacaaaaggaGGCAGAAAATGCTGCCAAGCAATTGTCTGCTTTGAATATTACCATTAAGGAGGACGAATCATTGCCAGCTGCCATCAAGACCAGAATCTACGACTCTTATTCCAAGGTCGGACAAAGAGTTAAGGTTTCCGGTTGGATCCATAGATTACGTTCTAACAAAAAGGTTATTTTTATCGTCCTTAGAGATGGATCTGGTTTTATTCAATGTGTTTTGTCCGGTGACTTGGCCTTGGCTCAACAAACTTTGGACCTGACTTTGGAATCCACAGTTACTCTATACGGTACCATAGTTAAATTGCCTGAGGGTAAAACCGCGCCAGGTGGTGTTGAATTGAACGTCGATTACTACGAAGTTGTAGGTTTGGCCCCTGGTGGTGAAGACTCCTTTACCAACAAAATTGCGGAGGGTTCTGACCCCTCTTTGCTGTTGGATCAACGTCATTTGGCGTTGAGAGGAGATGCCTTATCTGCAGTCATGAAAGTCCGTGCTGCTCTATTAAAAAGTGTTAGACGTGTTTACGATGAAGAACATTTGACAGAAGTTACTCCACCATGCATGGTGCAAACTCAAGTCGAAGGTGGTTCCACTTTGTTCAAGATGAACTATTACGGCGAGGAAGCTTACTTGACCCAAAGTTCTCAATTATACTTGGAAACCTGTTTGGCTTCTCTAGGTGACGTTTATACCATCCAAGAATCCTTCAGAGCTGAAAAGTCCCATACAAGAAGACATTTGTCCGAATATACACATATCGAAGCTGAATTGGCGTTCTTGACTTTTGACGACCTACTACAACACATTGAAACTTTGATTGTCAAATCCGTCCAATACGTTTTGGAAGATCCAATTGCTGGCCCACTTGTGAAACAATTGAATCCAAACTTCAAAGCTCCAAAGGCTCCATTCATGAGATTAGAGTACAAGGATGCCATTACCTGGTTGAAGGAACACGACATCAAGAACGAAGAGGGCGAAGAATTTAAATTCGGTGATGATATCGCAGAAGCTGCTGAAAGAAAGATGACTGACACCATCGGCGTCCCAATCTTTTTGACAAGATTCCCAGTGGAAATCAAGTCTTTCTATATGAAGCGTTGTTCTGACGATCCTCGCGTCACTGAATCCGTCGACGTTTTGATGCCAAACGTTGGTGAAATCACTGGTGGTTCCATGAGAATCGACGACATGAACGAGCTTATGGCAGGTTTTAAGCGTGAGGGTATTGATACAGACGCCTACTACTGGTTCATTgaccaaagaaaatacgGTACCTGCCCACACGGTGGTTACGGTATCGGTACTGAACGTATTTTGGCCTGGTTGTGTGACAGATTCACTGTCAGAGACTGTTCCTTGTATCCTCGTTTCAGCGGAAGATGTAAGCCATAA
- the ARG4 gene encoding argininosuccinate lyase ARG4 (Argininosuccinate lyase~similar to YHR018C) produces MSDGTQKLWGGRFTGETDPLMHLYNASLPYDYKMYKADLEGTKVYTAGLQKLGLLTDAELAKIHEGLAEIQKEWDADKFVRHPNDEDIHTANERRLGEIIGREIAGKVHTGRSRNDQVVTDLRIYCRDVVNDTLFPALKGLVDVLIKRAEGEIDILMPGYTHLQRAQPIRWSHWLSSYATYFTEDYKRLGQILHRLNQSPLGAGALAGHPYGIDREFLAEGLGFNSVIGNSLVAVSDRDFIVELMFWGTLFMNHISRFAEDLIIYCTAEFGFIQLSDAYSTGSSLMPQKKNADSLELLRGKSGRVFGDLTGFLMSLKGIPSTYDKDMQEDKEPLFDCLTTVEHSMLIATGVISTLTVNKDKMEAALTMDMLATDLADYLVRKGVPFRETHHISGECVATAENLGLSGIDKLTLEQYQKIDSRFAEDLFETFNFEQSVERRNATGGTAKSAVLKQLNNLKSQLN; encoded by the coding sequence ATGTCAGATGGTACTCAAAAACTATGGGGTGGGAGATTCACTGGTGAAACCGATCCTTTGATGCACCTTTACAATGCCTCTCTTCCGTATGATTACAAGATGTACAAGGCAGATTTGGAGGGAACCAAGGTATACACCGCGGGCTTACAGAAGTTGGGTCTCCTAACGGATGCAGAATTGGCCAAGATCCATGAAGGTTTAGCTGAAATCCAAAAAGAATGGGATGCTGACAAATTTGTCCGTCATCCAAACGATGAGGATATCCATACTGCGAATGAAAGACGTCTCGGTGAAATAATTGGCCGTGAGATTGCTGGTAAAGTCCATACCGGCAGATCCCGTAACGATCAAGTTGTTACCGATTTGAGAATATACTGTCGTGACGTTGTCAATGACACGCTCTTTCCAGCTCTAAAGGGCTTGGTTGATGTTCTAATTAAAAGGGCCGAGGGCGAAATAGATATTTTGATGCCAGGCTACACGCATTTACAAAGGGCGCAACCTATTAGATGGTCTCATTGGTTGAGCTCTTACGCAACGTACTTCACGGAAGATTACAAAAGACTGGGCCAAATACTGCATAGATTGAATCAATCACCACTGGGTGCAGGCGCTCTTGCTGGTCATCCTTACGGTATCGATAGGGAATTTTTGGCTGAAGGTCTAGGTTTCAATAGTGTTATTGGTAACTCTTTAGTTGCTGTTTCTGATAGGGATTTCATCGTGGAGTTGATGTTTTGGGGAACCTTATTTATGAACCATATTTCCCGTTTTGCGGAAGATTTGATTATATATTGTACGGCTGAATTTGGTTTCATACAGCTAAGCGACGCTTATTCAACAGGTTCTTCTTTAATGCctcagaagaagaatgcAGACTCTTTAGAGTTATTGAGAGGTAAATCCGGTAGAGTATTTGGTGATCTAACAGGATTCTTGATGAGTTTGAAGGGTATCCCATCTACCTACGATAAAGACATGCAAGAAGACAAAGAACCACTGTTTGATTGCTTGACAACTGTAGAACACTCTATGCTGATTGCCACAGGTGTTATTTCTACCTTAACTGTAAATAAGGATAAGATGGAAGCTGCTCTAACGATGGATATGCTGGCTACCGACTTGGCAGACTACTTGGTCAGAAAGGGTGTTCCATTCAGAGAGACCCATCACATTTCTGGCGAGTGTGTTGCTACTGCTGAAAACCTAGGTCTAAGTGGCATCGATAAATTAACTCTGGAACAATATCAAAAGATTGATTCAAGATTTGCAGAAgatctttttgaaacttttaaTTTTGAGCAAAGCGTTGAAAGGAGAAATGCTACTGGTGGAACTGCTAAGTCTGCTGTATTGAAACAATTGAATAACTTGAAATCCCAACTAAATTAA
- the YSC84 gene encoding Ysc84p (Actin-binding protein~similar to YHR016C): protein MCCQKQCTNNYMIDSFDYFNHRKAAKVLRSFVKPNQVFGADQVIPPYVLKRAKGLAIITVLKAGFLFSGRAGSGVIVARLKDGTWSAPSAIAMAGAGAGGMVGIELTDFVFILNSEDAVKSFSEFGTITLGGNVSVSAGPLGRSAEAAASASTGGVSAVFAYSKSKGLFAGVSVEGSAILERREANRKFYGDNCTSKMILSGRVKVPPAADPLLRILESRAFNFTRHDHGDNVSDDDFYGEDQYSDNTSHYYDDIPDSFDSTDESSTRPNTRSSRRRGMSLGSRSRYDDYDDDDYGRSRGYDDFDSGDEDYDNGRSPNRNSSRNRGPQIDRGTKPRANTRWEDDLYDRDTGYSRPTHHSGRDYDYTRGDRRSNGRQRGYSLGHGPTHPSHISNVDDLSHKMSKTGLGNESSSTKSATPTAIALYNFAGEQPGDLTFKKGDVITILKKSDSQNDWWTGRANGNEGIFPANYVRVS from the coding sequence ATGTGTTGCCAAAAGCAATGTACTAACAATTATATGATTGATTCATTCGATTATTTTAACCACAGGAAGGCTGCGAAAGTTCTAAGAAGTTTTGTTAAACCAAATCAAGTATTTGGAGCAGATCAAGTCATCCCACCATATGTGCTAAAAAGAGCCAAAGGCCTAGCCATTATCACGGTTTTGAAGGCTGGTTTCTTATTTTCAGGGAGGGCAGGATCTGGCGTAATTGTGGCTAGGCTAAAAGATGGTACATGGTCTGCTCCCTCTGCTATAGCTATGGCAGGTGCTGGTGCAGGTGGTATGGTCGGTATTGAATTGACTGATTTCGTCTTTATTTTAAATTCTGAAGACGCAGTGAAGtctttttctgaatttgGTACAATTACTCTAGGTGGCAATGTGTCAGTTTCCGCAGGCCCTCTTGGAAGAAGTGCAGAAGCTGCAGCTTCTGCGTCTACTGGTGGTGTTTCAGCAGTTTTTGCTTATTCCAAAAGTAAAGGTTTATTTGCCGGTGTGTCTGTGGAAGGTTCAGCTATCttggaaagaagagaagcTAATCGAAAATTCTACGGCGATAACTGTACATCGAAAATGATTTTATCAGGTAGAGTAAAAGTTCCACCAGCAGCAGACCCCCTACTCCGTATTTTAGAATCAAGAGCATTTAACTTCACACGCCATGACCATGGTGATAATGTtagtgatgatgatttttaTGGTGAAGATCAATACAGCGATAACACCAGTCATTATTACGATGACATTCCAGATTCCTTTGATTCTACCGATGAGTCCTCAACACGTCCGAACACAAGatcatcaagaagaagaggaatGTCACTAGGATCACGCAGTCGTTATGATGAttatgatgacgatgattACGGACGCAGCCGCGGATATGACGACTTTGATAGCGGAGATGAGGATTACGACAACGGAAGATCTCCAAATAGAAATAGCAGCCGCAATAGAGGCCCGCAGATAGATAGGGGTACTAAGCCGCGTGCCAATACTCGATGGGAAGATGATTTGTATGATAGGGATACTGGATACTCCCGCCCTACCCATCATTCCGGCAGGGATTATGATTATACCCGAGGAGATAGGCGTAGTAATGGTAGGCAAAGAGGTTATAGCCTTGGTCACGGTCCGACCCACCCCAGCCATATTAGCAATGTCGATGACTTATCACATAAAATGTCAAAAACAGGGTTAGGCAATGAATCTTCAAGCACAAAGTCTGCAACGCCAACAGCCATTGCTCTCTATAATTTTGCGGGAGAACAACCAGGCGACTTAACTTTTAAGAAAGGTGACGTTATTACTATCTTAAAGAAATCAGATTCTCAAAACGATTGGTGGACGGGAAGAGCCAACGGCAATGAAGGAATATTCCCTGCAAATTATGTTAGAGTCTCTTAG
- the VPS29 gene encoding retromer subunit VPS29 (Subunit of the membrane-associated retromer complex~similar to YHR012W): protein MLLLALSDAHIPDRATDLPLKFKKLLSVPDKISQVALLGNSTKSYDFLKFVNQISNNVTIVRGEFDNGHLPSTKKDRASDSIRPMEEIPMNSIIRQGALKIGCCSGYTVVPKNDPLSLLALARQLDVDILLWGGTHNVEAYTLEGKFFVNPGSCTGAFNTDWPIVFDVEDSDEAVTAEVEKPTKENEPEDDGAKSGSTEKEQPGSDMAKKGTAEERDSESDVKPENQFKEDEVNISDLDVNGSNSPSFCLLDIQGNICTLYIYLYVDGEVKVDKVVYEKE from the exons ATGTTGTTGTTAGCATTGAGTGATGCACACATTCCTGATAGAGCGACt GATTTACCtctaaaattcaaaaaattactaAGCGTTCCTGACAAAATATCTCAGGTGGCTTTATTAGGTAATAGTACAAAGTCTTATGACTTTTTGAAGTTTGTCAACCAGATATCCAATAATGTAACAATCGTAAGAGGAGAGTTTGATAATGGGCACTTGCCAAGTACAAAGAAGGATAGAGCGTCGGATAGCATTAGACCAATGGAAGAAATTCCCATGAATAGTATAATAAGGCAAGGTGCTTTGAAAATTGGTTGTTGTAGCGGTTATACTGTAGTGCCCAAAAATGACCCCTTATCCTTATTAGCATTAGCACGCCAGTTGGATGTAGACATTTTATTATGGGGTGGTACTCATAACGTTGAAGCTTATACCTTGGAGGGGAAGTTTTTCGTTAATCCAGGCAGCTGTACGGGAGCTTTTAATACGGATTGGCCAATTGTCTTTGATGTTGAAGATAGCGATGAAGCTGTGACAGCAGAGGTGGAAAAACCCACTAAGGAGAATGAGCCGGAGGATGATGGTGCCAAGAGTGGAtcaacagaaaaagaacaaccTGGTTCTGACATGGCTAAAAAGGGTACAGCTGAAGAGCGCGATAGTGAGAGTGACGTAAAGCCAGAAAACCAGTTTAAAGAAGACGAGGTTAATATATCAGATTTGGACGTAAATGGATCTAATTCACCAAGTTTTTGTCTCTTAGATATTCAAGGCAATATCTGTACGTTATACATCTATCTGTACGTCGACGGAGAAGTAAAAGTCGATAAAGTGGTTTATGAGAAAGAGTAG
- the SPO13 gene encoding Spo13p (Meiotic regulator~similar to YHR014W), translating into MAPRKRFRPLELGSPTHSKRKVQKPLQEKTPNLRVSPLPSKIGKDIKNKEIRKTKNIESENIFNSKHVDLRLESQHPGLNFVSDAQKRSKISDVRYLKNKSSHTLKNERQAIEPPSFDNSLSFEDIEQPPKSTSTPVLSQSSQINVEREPPMFPVPYYIAPSPMYNFTPYQNFTGNPIFLTPSYNPNLNYAVPIQRPELLYPNVNVYDSPLFKKARLPHQTKSLDKEQNYQYLPIYPVSISNNGDFVGQETPRIAPKPSKKRLSNTLDVDCSGYESSGQNATYNNSKSSLD; encoded by the coding sequence ATGGCACCCAGGAAACGCTTTAGGCCACTTGAATTAGGGTCACCGACACActctaaaagaaaagttcaaaaacCTCTTCAGGAGAAAACGCCAAACCTGCGGGTTTCTCCACTTCCTTCTAAGATTGGaaaagatattaaaaataagGAGATcagaaaaacgaaaaacaTAGAATCAGAGAATATATTTAATTCCAAACACGTTGATTTGAGATTAGAGAGCCAGCATCCAGGCTTAAACTTTGTAAGTGACGCTCAAAAGCGTTCAAAGATTTCAGATGTTCgatatttaaaaaataaatcgAGCCATACATTGAAGAACGAAAGACAGGCAATAGAGCCCCCCTCATTTGATAATTCATTGAGTTTTGAGGATATCGAGCAACCTCCGAAATCTACTTCGACACCGGTTCTTTCGCAGTCCTCCCAAATAAACGTAGAAAGAGAACCACCCATGTTTCCAGTTCCTTACTATATTGCCCCTTCCCCCATGTATAACTTTACCCCGtatcaaaattttaccGGGAACCCAATATTTCTCACACCAAGTTATAATCCAAATTTAAACTATGCCGTTCCCATTCAACGGCCAGAATTGCTTTATCCGAATGTTAACGTATATGATTCGCCATTATTTAAGAAAGCAAGATTGCCCCACCAGACGAAAAGTTTAGacaaagaacaaaattACCAATATCTTCCAATATATCCGGTCTCGATTTCCAATAACGGGGATTTTGTTGGTCAAGAGACACCGAGGATAGCACCGAAGCCAAGCAAAAAGAGACTTTCAAATACATTGGATGTTGATTGTTCTGGTTATGAGTCTAGTGGACAAAATGCCActtataataatagtaagTCTTCTCTTGACTAA
- the MIP6 gene encoding Mip6p (RNA-binding protein~similar to YHR015W) — MPNSHGNVLNNISLNSKQNLRSISKTCPKDKDGRQKNFKMMSTQALERTQGTVYKVEDVKLKGFEVEDKNNSKKFDYKIATLEKKEQEQVPEKTVAKESVQKKITKTSKTSSLFVGNLKSTVTEEMLKKTFRRYQSFESAKICRDFLTKKSLGYGYLNFKNKTEAEAARKGFNYTVLFGQEVKIMPSMKNTLFRKNIGTNVFFSNLPLENPQLTTRSFYLIMIEYGNVLSCLLERRKNIGFVYFDNDTSARNVIKKYNNQEFFGNKIICGLHFDKEVRNRPEFTKRKRMIGSDIVIEDELLAGSNLPDNTRSKTVLVKNLPSDTTQEEVLDFFSTIGPVKSVFISEKQVNTPHKAFVTYKNEEESKKAQKCLNKTAFKGHTIWVGPAKDKPVHNKIGTNRKIKIYLRNLSFNCNKEFISQLCLQKRIKFNEIKITNYNSLNWTFSGYVECFSRGDAERLFNILDRRLIGSSLVEASWTKNNDNMLSEIDYDDDNNNDNCSNLINISSMMRFHTQGLPAYQKGLTSQFQQVVSPFSSYSNSCTNINSLVATPMKPHPAFNLITNNVKEKIHPPKRTKQENAEILESLKKIINRNLQHINISGLNKGENIRSISEFIFDVFWEHDSERLSHFLLITNTSPESQKILQKQIIRAAESLGFPV, encoded by the coding sequence atGCCGAATTCTCATGGTAATGTATTGAATAACATCTCTTTGAATAGCAAGCAAAATCTGAGATCAATATCTAAAACATGCCcaaaagataaagatgGGAGgcaaaaaaactttaaaatGATGTCAACCCAAGCACTAGAACGCACGCAAGGAACTGTCTATAAGGTTGAGGATGTGAAATTAAAGGGTTTTGAAGTcgaagataaaaataactccaaaaaatttgattaCAAAATTGCAACcctggaaaagaaagagcaAGAACAAGTACCTGAAAAAACTGTTGCAAAGGAAAGcgtacaaaaaaaaatcacgaAAACTTCAAAGACGAGTAGTCTATTTGTAGGAAACCTGAAATCTACCGTTACTGAAGAAATGCTAAAGAAAACATTCAGAAGGTACCAATCTTTTGAATCTGCCAAAATATGCCGTGATTTTCTTACCAAGAAATCATTGGGTTATGGCTATttaaacttcaaaaataaaaccGAAGCAGAAGCTGCAAGGAAAGGATTTAATTATACAGTTTTATTTGGTCAGGAAGTTAAAATAATGCCATCTATGAAAAATACATTATTTAGGAAAAACATCGGAAcaaatgtttttttctctaaCTTGCCACTGGAAAATCCCCAACTGACCACAAGATCATTTTATCTAATAATGATCGAGTACGGAAATGTACTCTCGTGccttttggaaagaagaaaaaacattgGATTTGTTTATTTCGATAACGATACTTCTGCTAGAAATgtaatcaaaaaatataataacCAAGAGTTCTTTGGAAATAAAATTATATGTGGATtacattttgataaagaagtaAGGAATAGACCAGAATttaccaaaagaaaaagaatgattGGCTCCGACATTGTTATCGAAGACGAACTATTGGCTGGCAGCAACTTACCAGATAATACTCGCTCAAAGACAGTCTTAGTCAAAAATTTACCCTCCGACACAACACAAGAAGAGGTACTAGATTTCTTCAGCACTATTGGCCCCGTTAAGTCTGTATTCATCTCTGAAAAGCAAGTGAACACGCCGCATAAAGCTTTTGTCacatataaaaatgaagaagaatctaAGAAGGCACAGAAATGTCTGAATAAAACAGCCTTCAAAGGCCACACCATTTGGGTTGGTCCTGCTAAAGATAAGCCTGTCCATAATAAAATTGGAACTAacaggaaaataaagatttATCTAAGAAACTTAAGCTTCAACTGTAATAAGGAGTTTATTTCCCAGCTATGTctacaaaaaagaataaaatttaatgaaattAAGATCACAAACTATAATTCATTAAATTGGACATTTTCTGGATATGTTGAGTGTTTTTCCCGCGGTGACGCTGAGAGattatttaatattttggATAGGAGATTAATTGGGAGTAGCTTGGTTGAGGCATCATGgacaaaaaataatgataatatgCTAAGTGAGATAGACTATGACGAtgataataacaatgatAATTGTAGTAATTTAATTAACATTAGTTCCATGATGCGTTTTCACACACAAGGGTTACCAGCTTATCAGAAGGGCTTAACGTCACAGTTTCAACAGGTAGTTTCCCCATTCTCGTCATATTCAAACTCCTGCACGAACATAAACTCTCTCGTAGCAACACCGATGAAACCTCATCCAGCATTTAATTTAATCACAAATAatgttaaagaaaaaatacatcCACCTAAGAGAACTAAACAAGAGAACGCGGAAATACTGGAGTCcttaaagaaaatcataaaCAGAAATTtacaacatataaatatttctGGTTTAAATAAAGGAGAGAATATACGCAGCATTTCCGAGTTTATTTTTGACGTATTTTGGGAGCATGACTCTGAAAGGCTATCGCACTTTTTATTAATCACAAATACTTCACCAGAATCACAAAAAATTCTACAAAAACAAATCATCAGGGCTGCCGAAAGCCTTGGATTTCCAGTTTGA